The proteins below are encoded in one region of Casimicrobium huifangae:
- a CDS encoding IlvD/Edd family dehydratase, with protein MANRDDDSKFKRRSQQWFGKIDKDGFAHRSWMKNQGHPNDLFDGRPVIGICNTWSELNPCNAHFREIADFVKKGVWEAGGWPLEFPVMSTGEVLMRPTAMLYRNLVSMDVEESIRGNPIDGVVLLMGCDKTTPSLVMGASSCDIPTIGLSGGPMLKGRYKKELLGSGTGVWQMSEKVRAGTMRIEEFMDAEAGMHRSKGHCMTMGTASTMASMVESLGLSLPGNAAIPAVDAQRYRLAQLTGRRIVEMVHEDMRLSKILTRKAFENAIKTLAAIGGSTNAVVHLLAIAGRIGVNLKLDDFELGSAMPNIVDIQPSGKHLMEDFYYAGGLPIVLKTIGESLHKDAITANGKTIWENVQNAENFDESVIRTLDNPFMANAGITILRGNLAPNGAVIKPSAATAKLLQHRGKAVVFETIEELHERINDESLDIDENSVMVLKNCGPKGYPGMAEVGNMPLPPKVLRKGISDMVRVSDARMSGTAYGTVVLHASPEAAAGGPLAFVQTGDWVTLDTAGRKLSVEVSDADMARRKEGWTPPKPPLDRGYWKLYIDHVLGADTGADLDFLVGKSGTPVLRESH; from the coding sequence ATGGCCAACCGCGACGACGACAGCAAATTCAAACGCCGCAGCCAGCAATGGTTCGGCAAGATCGACAAGGATGGCTTTGCGCATCGCTCGTGGATGAAAAATCAGGGCCACCCGAACGATCTGTTTGATGGCCGCCCGGTGATTGGCATCTGCAACACCTGGAGCGAGCTGAACCCCTGCAACGCGCACTTCCGCGAGATCGCCGATTTCGTGAAGAAAGGCGTGTGGGAGGCGGGCGGCTGGCCGCTGGAGTTCCCGGTGATGTCCACCGGCGAAGTGCTGATGCGCCCCACCGCGATGCTCTATCGCAATCTGGTCAGCATGGACGTGGAGGAAAGCATTCGCGGCAACCCGATTGACGGCGTGGTGCTGCTCATGGGTTGCGACAAGACGACGCCCTCGCTGGTGATGGGTGCCTCGTCCTGCGATATCCCGACCATTGGCCTCTCCGGCGGGCCGATGCTGAAAGGGCGCTACAAGAAGGAGCTGCTTGGCAGCGGCACCGGCGTGTGGCAGATGAGCGAAAAAGTGCGCGCCGGCACCATGCGCATTGAGGAATTCATGGACGCCGAAGCCGGCATGCATCGCAGCAAGGGCCACTGCATGACGATGGGCACCGCGAGCACGATGGCTTCGATGGTGGAGTCGCTTGGGCTCTCGTTGCCGGGTAACGCCGCGATCCCGGCGGTGGACGCGCAGCGCTATCGCCTGGCGCAGCTCACCGGGCGGCGCATCGTCGAGATGGTGCATGAGGACATGCGGCTCTCGAAAATCCTCACCCGCAAGGCATTTGAGAACGCGATCAAGACGCTGGCCGCGATTGGCGGCAGCACCAATGCCGTGGTGCATCTACTGGCGATTGCCGGGCGCATCGGCGTGAACCTGAAGCTGGACGATTTCGAGCTTGGCTCTGCGATGCCCAACATCGTCGACATCCAGCCCAGCGGCAAGCACCTGATGGAAGATTTCTACTACGCGGGCGGCCTGCCCATCGTGCTCAAGACCATTGGCGAATCGCTGCATAAAGATGCGATCACCGCCAACGGCAAAACGATCTGGGAGAACGTGCAGAACGCCGAGAACTTTGACGAAAGCGTGATCCGCACGCTCGACAACCCGTTCATGGCCAATGCCGGCATCACCATCCTGCGCGGCAATCTCGCGCCGAACGGTGCCGTGATCAAGCCAAGCGCCGCCACGGCGAAACTGCTGCAACATCGCGGCAAGGCCGTCGTGTTCGAAACCATCGAAGAGCTGCACGAGCGCATCAACGATGAATCGCTCGACATCGACGAGAACAGCGTGATGGTGCTCAAGAACTGCGGCCCGAAAGGGTATCCGGGCATGGCAGAGGTGGGCAACATGCCGCTGCCGCCGAAGGTGCTGCGCAAGGGCATCAGCGACATGGTGCGCGTGAGCGACGCCCGCATGAGCGGCACCGCCTATGGCACCGTCGTGCTGCACGCCTCGCCGGAAGCCGCCGCCGGCGGCCCCCTCGCCTTCGTTCAGACCGGCGACTGGGTCACACTCGACACCGCAGGCCGCAAGCTCAGCGTGGAAGTATCAGACGCCGACATGGCCCGCCGCAAGGAAGGCTGGACGCCACCCAAGCCGCCGCTTGATCGCGGCTACTGGAAGCTCTACATCGATCACGTGCTGGGGGCGGATACGGGGGCGGATTTGGATTTCCTTGTGGGGAAATCGGGGACGCCGGTGTTGCGGGAGAGTCATTGA
- a CDS encoding DUF2971 domain-containing protein translates to MPEVPFVPLGREHVFFKYLNIGASLATLKNKTLKWSNARLFSDPFDMPADVSFAFDGASFANALLDEMSRLAFGAQTPVGDMNNPLFALCMQSRDNRKRGATEPEFRRYMSQSLTETAEQFTKAIPLLERQLEMMREQFALFCVSKTNKSLLMWAHYAHDHTGCVLGLRCLPDLDRPLCAVKEVKYLSEFPLVATLPEYVRHLTGQSELDTSAIFERFALAKSDDWSYEQEWRGLSLLTNRQSGFDLDPLLPEELDAVYFGARIDPQNRDELISIVRRHFVCTKLYQAKLSRQHYSLHFEEI, encoded by the coding sequence ATGCCCGAAGTGCCGTTTGTCCCTCTAGGCAGGGAGCATGTCTTTTTCAAGTACCTGAATATCGGTGCTTCGCTTGCGACGCTCAAGAACAAAACCTTGAAGTGGTCAAACGCGCGTCTCTTCAGCGATCCATTTGACATGCCTGCAGATGTATCGTTCGCGTTCGATGGTGCATCATTCGCGAACGCGCTTCTTGATGAAATGTCGCGCCTTGCTTTCGGAGCACAAACGCCTGTCGGCGACATGAACAATCCGCTTTTCGCTCTCTGCATGCAAAGTCGGGACAATCGCAAACGCGGAGCAACCGAGCCTGAATTTCGCAGGTACATGTCGCAGTCACTCACCGAAACTGCTGAGCAATTCACGAAGGCGATTCCACTACTTGAACGTCAGCTAGAAATGATGCGCGAGCAGTTCGCGTTGTTCTGCGTCTCCAAGACCAATAAAAGCCTATTAATGTGGGCGCACTATGCACATGACCATACGGGATGCGTGCTTGGATTGAGGTGTTTGCCAGACCTGGATCGGCCACTATGCGCAGTAAAGGAAGTCAAATATCTATCTGAATTTCCGCTGGTGGCAACGCTGCCAGAATACGTCCGGCATCTCACGGGCCAGTCCGAACTGGACACTAGTGCGATTTTCGAGCGATTCGCGTTGGCGAAAAGCGACGATTGGAGCTATGAGCAAGAGTGGCGTGGACTTAGCCTTCTGACCAATCGTCAGTCTGGTTTCGATCTTGACCCACTATTGCCGGAAGAACTTGACGCTGTGTATTTTGGCGCTAGGATTGATCCACAAAATCGTGATGAGCTGATATCAATAGTGCGTCGACATTTTGTATGCACTAAGCTCTACCAAGCGAAGCTGAGTCGACAGCATTACTCGCTTCATTTTGAAGAGATATAG
- a CDS encoding alpha/beta hydrolase produces MPRLLTVRRVLIALTTTAALLAAGCGGGGETAAPVQAAQPAGRMVSLTVPSQKVGFTYNIDVYLPASYDASSAAYPTIYALDGDSRFDGINTRFDNFRETLRSKGTDAILVGIGGTARRLTDYNFPGATAFHDFLTTELIPLVDARFRTVQGKRMLAGISTSGNLAATALFLEATSTFSFSHFLSTEGAFWQQPDAINTLEQQMFDATRGRTIPVTLVLVRATAGTGTNATYVHDLFLRLDARRYAGLTLIETSFATGHVESDNPAFADVVGRIFP; encoded by the coding sequence ATGCCACGCCTTCTGACTGTCCGGCGAGTATTGATCGCGCTAACGACGACGGCCGCCCTGCTTGCTGCCGGTTGTGGCGGCGGCGGCGAGACTGCGGCACCCGTGCAGGCGGCGCAGCCGGCTGGGCGCATGGTCTCGCTGACGGTGCCGTCACAGAAAGTGGGCTTCACCTACAACATCGACGTCTATCTGCCCGCGTCGTACGACGCCAGCAGCGCTGCCTACCCGACCATCTACGCCCTCGACGGCGACTCCCGCTTCGACGGCATCAACACACGCTTTGACAACTTCAGGGAGACATTGCGAAGCAAGGGCACCGACGCCATTCTGGTCGGCATCGGCGGCACGGCCCGGCGGCTGACTGACTACAACTTTCCGGGCGCGACGGCGTTTCATGACTTTCTGACGACCGAGCTGATTCCGCTCGTCGATGCCCGCTTTCGCACGGTACAGGGCAAGCGCATGCTGGCCGGCATTTCGACCAGCGGCAATCTGGCCGCCACGGCACTATTTCTGGAGGCGACCTCAACCTTCAGCTTTTCGCACTTTCTCTCCACCGAGGGTGCGTTCTGGCAGCAGCCCGATGCCATCAATACGCTCGAACAGCAGATGTTTGACGCCACGCGCGGGCGTACGATTCCGGTGACGCTGGTGCTGGTGCGCGCGACCGCTGGGACAGGCACCAACGCAACCTACGTGCACGACCTCTTTCTGCGTCTCGACGCACGGCGATACGCAGGGCTCACCCTGATCGAAACCTCATTCGCCACCGGGCACGTCGAATCCGACAACCCGGCGTTTGCGGATGTCGTGGGCAGGATTTTTCCCTAG
- a CDS encoding DUF6036 family nucleotidyltransferase has translation MLNKDFREFIELLRSNGVEFLVVGAHALAAHGRPRYTGDLDLWVRPESTNIFRLVKALDDFGFASLGIAAQDFMEPQAMIQLGYPPARIDLLTAIDGVTFADAFEHRVVFDAGNGLRLPVISVDDLIRNKLATGRSKDLADVEALRGR, from the coding sequence TTGCTGAACAAAGACTTCAGAGAGTTTATCGAGTTACTACGCTCAAACGGGGTTGAGTTCCTCGTTGTCGGCGCGCACGCGCTGGCCGCGCATGGACGCCCCCGTTACACGGGCGACCTTGATCTGTGGGTCAGGCCCGAGTCGACCAATATTTTCCGGCTTGTCAAAGCCCTTGATGACTTCGGATTCGCGTCGCTCGGCATCGCCGCTCAAGATTTCATGGAGCCACAGGCGATGATCCAGCTTGGATATCCGCCGGCAAGAATTGACTTGTTGACTGCTATCGACGGCGTCACGTTTGCCGACGCGTTCGAACACCGGGTGGTCTTCGACGCTGGCAACGGGTTGCGGTTGCCGGTCATTTCGGTTGACGATCTCATTCGCAACAAACTCGCCACCGGTCGCAGCAAAGATCTCGCGGACGTAGAAGCTCTTCGCGGCCGATAG
- a CDS encoding DUF3667 domain-containing protein → MSDAPAAQLACLNCNTQFIGQYCSSCGQKHGPAMPTTMEIAGDLLRSALSPSGKVFETLWTLLRRPGELTRAFISGQRMRYVHPVRVYLLCVFVLVAAITVNNTIRGWTGRPPFEVESSAMFARPDAKTQDVKAVDGNDAGKPPSAAREAGRALGSHLPDWLRERVKARAKNLDAVESAKLQQRTSEAITKQYSALFALLVPFMALVNWMLYAGRGLTYAAHFVFLLHATAASCLILLPVYVLNLPMAYFPAMLVAMAWTVLAAQRAFAVSLWGSLWRYLVYLVPTMLFSALAGVLVGIVSVLLID, encoded by the coding sequence ATGTCCGACGCCCCCGCAGCGCAGCTCGCCTGCCTGAACTGCAACACCCAATTCATCGGGCAGTATTGCTCCTCGTGCGGACAAAAGCACGGCCCTGCCATGCCGACGACGATGGAGATCGCGGGTGATTTGCTGCGCAGTGCGCTGTCGCCCTCGGGCAAGGTGTTTGAGACGTTGTGGACGCTGCTGCGGCGCCCCGGCGAGCTGACGCGGGCGTTCATCAGCGGGCAGCGCATGCGCTATGTGCATCCGGTGCGCGTGTACTTGCTCTGCGTTTTTGTGCTGGTCGCTGCGATCACGGTGAACAACACGATTCGCGGATGGACGGGGCGGCCCCCGTTTGAAGTGGAATCTTCGGCGATGTTTGCGCGACCTGATGCCAAGACTCAGGACGTGAAAGCGGTGGATGGCAACGACGCTGGCAAACCGCCGAGCGCTGCACGTGAGGCCGGCCGTGCGCTCGGCAGTCACCTGCCCGATTGGCTACGCGAGCGCGTGAAGGCGCGCGCCAAAAATCTCGACGCGGTGGAATCGGCCAAGTTGCAACAACGGACCAGCGAGGCAATCACCAAGCAATACTCTGCGTTGTTCGCCCTGCTGGTGCCATTCATGGCACTGGTGAACTGGATGCTCTACGCGGGGCGCGGCCTCACCTACGCCGCACATTTCGTGTTCCTGCTGCATGCCACTGCGGCAAGCTGCCTGATTCTGTTGCCGGTGTATGTGCTGAACCTGCCGATGGCGTACTTTCCGGCGATGCTGGTGGCAATGGCCTGGACCGTACTGGCAGCGCAGCGGGCGTTCGCGGTGTCGCTATGGGGAAGCCTGTGGCGCTATCTGGTGTACCTGGTGCCCACAATGCTTTTCTCAGCACTTGCTGGCGTGCTCGTGGGCATTGTGTCGGTGCTGCTCATAGACTGA
- a CDS encoding 5'-nucleotidase, lipoprotein e(P4) family, with product MALPGIRSPRFALRALAALTAALSFTTFAQAPAPAASAAPAAPPAPNTTGPRGTGVDNLLIAAVAWKQTAAEYRALYHQGYNVARMQVELGLAKRKPGDRPLAVVSDVDDTILLPLAYWGHLINRNMDFFDDPIWDEWIPKNQMMLAPGAREFFDFCATSGVEVFYVTSRDQGDKTFDYAMDHLRIAKLPNVDTKHVTVLRDTSNKQNRQDEIAKTHDIVVFLGDSLNDFRHKYYTKDVDERIKLMESDRNEYGRRYIVFPNPTDGHWMRAIFGDSEPPPTDANRETFKKAATRAAWDGK from the coding sequence ATGGCCCTACCCGGCATCAGGTCGCCGCGCTTTGCGTTGCGCGCGCTGGCGGCGCTCACCGCAGCGCTGTCGTTCACCACCTTCGCACAGGCGCCAGCGCCCGCCGCGTCTGCTGCACCGGCAGCACCGCCCGCTCCCAATACGACAGGCCCGCGCGGGACCGGCGTGGACAACCTGCTGATCGCAGCGGTGGCGTGGAAGCAGACGGCCGCCGAGTACCGCGCGCTTTATCACCAGGGCTACAACGTGGCGCGCATGCAGGTGGAGCTGGGGCTGGCGAAGCGCAAGCCCGGCGACCGCCCGCTCGCGGTGGTGAGCGATGTAGACGACACCATCCTCTTGCCGCTGGCTTACTGGGGCCACCTGATCAACCGCAACATGGATTTCTTCGACGACCCGATCTGGGACGAGTGGATTCCCAAGAACCAGATGATGCTGGCGCCGGGGGCGCGCGAGTTCTTCGATTTCTGCGCCACAAGTGGCGTAGAAGTGTTCTACGTCACCTCGCGCGATCAGGGCGACAAGACCTTCGACTACGCGATGGATCATCTGCGTATCGCCAAACTGCCCAATGTGGACACCAAGCATGTGACGGTGCTGCGCGACACATCGAACAAGCAGAACCGGCAGGACGAGATTGCGAAGACGCACGACATCGTGGTTTTTCTTGGCGATTCGCTGAACGACTTCCGCCACAAGTACTACACGAAGGACGTCGACGAGCGCATCAAGCTGATGGAGTCGGATCGCAACGAGTATGGCCGTCGCTACATCGTGTTCCCGAACCCGACCGACGGGCACTGGATGCGCGCGATCTTCGGCGACAGCGAGCCGCCGCCCACCGACGCCAACCGCGAGACGTTCAAGAAAGCGGCCACACGCGCGGCCTGGGACGGCAAGTAG
- a CDS encoding DUF3297 family protein, whose translation MTDTTLPALPDRLSIDPKSPHHNPEYFRRDIGVRLNGVERRDVEEYCISEGWVKVPVGKTRDRKGNPLTIKVKGTVEPFFRD comes from the coding sequence ATGACCGACACCACGCTACCCGCCCTGCCCGATCGCCTGTCAATCGATCCGAAAAGCCCGCATCACAACCCGGAGTACTTCCGGCGTGACATCGGTGTGCGGTTGAACGGCGTTGAGCGCCGGGATGTCGAGGAGTACTGCATCAGCGAGGGCTGGGTAAAAGTGCCTGTTGGCAAGACACGCGACCGCAAGGGCAATCCGCTGACCATCAAGGTCAAGGGCACAGTGGAGCCATTTTTCCGCGACTAA
- a CDS encoding pilin: MPRLLPIFIIAATIAVVGHFTQWFGFTRPAIEKVRTETNTRIDATNADVAANAARIAATEQKSAGLEALTREHAKQIAAVDERTQDAVKAAAEANRATNDDVAKLAERVDANTRAIGEMKAQIAAATPNAEEQQLRRDLMNAMSAASQFKAAVAEFMQTEGRMPAGNAQVGLSAPERYADGGLLRLAIEQGTIAAYFRGGSGGSATTRFRLIPDVPDNNPAGVVRWKCDTNLLLAARLFTSCELKPAP, from the coding sequence ATGCCACGTCTGCTCCCAATCTTCATCATTGCAGCAACCATTGCTGTAGTCGGTCACTTCACGCAGTGGTTCGGCTTTACGCGCCCCGCGATCGAGAAGGTACGCACCGAAACAAACACGCGCATCGACGCCACCAACGCCGATGTGGCGGCGAACGCGGCGCGTATCGCGGCGACCGAACAGAAGTCCGCCGGACTGGAAGCGCTGACGCGAGAGCATGCGAAGCAAATCGCTGCGGTCGACGAGCGTACCCAGGATGCCGTCAAAGCTGCCGCTGAAGCCAATCGGGCGACGAACGACGACGTGGCGAAGCTGGCGGAGCGGGTGGACGCCAACACGCGAGCCATCGGCGAAATGAAAGCGCAGATCGCTGCGGCAACGCCGAACGCTGAAGAGCAGCAGTTGCGGCGCGACCTGATGAATGCGATGTCGGCGGCATCACAGTTCAAGGCGGCAGTCGCTGAATTCATGCAGACGGAAGGCCGCATGCCTGCTGGCAACGCACAGGTTGGGCTATCGGCGCCAGAGCGCTATGCAGACGGTGGCTTGCTGCGGCTTGCCATCGAACAGGGCACGATCGCCGCATATTTCCGGGGCGGAAGCGGCGGCAGCGCGACCACGCGCTTCCGCCTGATCCCGGATGTGCCGGACAACAATCCGGCCGGCGTGGTGCGCTGGAAGTGCGACACCAACTTGCTGCTGGCGGCGCGCCTGTTCACAAGCTGTGAATTGAAACCCGCGCCGTAG
- a CDS encoding glutathione peroxidase, with the protein MKKMFELTCALALSMLAGAASGNDLLQHTLNPLLPGKPVQLSQYAGKVVLVVNVASKCGYTPQYEGLEALYKRYQGKGLVVLGIPANDFGAQERGSNKEIAEFCKANFGVSFPMFEKLEVPIGKHPLFASLIAKTGKAPQWNFHKYLIDRKGGVTAFPSDVEPQSPVLVKAVEAALAG; encoded by the coding sequence ATGAAAAAAATGTTCGAACTCACCTGCGCGCTTGCCCTCTCGATGCTGGCAGGCGCAGCCAGCGGCAACGATCTGTTGCAGCACACCCTCAACCCACTACTGCCCGGCAAACCGGTGCAGCTGTCGCAATACGCCGGCAAGGTGGTGCTGGTGGTCAATGTGGCCAGCAAATGCGGCTACACCCCGCAGTACGAAGGGCTGGAGGCGTTGTACAAGCGCTATCAGGGCAAGGGACTGGTGGTGCTCGGCATCCCGGCCAACGACTTCGGTGCGCAGGAGCGTGGGTCGAACAAGGAGATCGCCGAGTTCTGCAAGGCGAACTTCGGCGTGAGCTTTCCGATGTTTGAGAAACTCGAAGTGCCGATCGGCAAGCACCCGCTATTCGCCAGCCTCATCGCCAAAACCGGCAAGGCACCGCAGTGGAACTTCCACAAATACCTGATCGACCGCAAGGGTGGCGTGACCGCCTTTCCGAGCGACGTCGAGCCGCAATCACCGGTGCTGGTGAAGGCAGTCGAGGCTGCACTGGCCGGTTGA
- a CDS encoding ABC transporter ATP-binding protein, translated as MASVTLSQVVKNYGSTKVVHGVDISINDGEFCVLVGPSGCGKSTLLRMVAGLEEISGGTVAIGERAVNELPPKERDVAMVFQSYALYPHMTVRDNMGFSLMLAKRPSAEIAERVNQAAEILGLTPYLDRLPKQLSGGQRQRVAMGRAIVRKPQVFLFDEPLSNLDAKLRVQMRTEIKALHQRLKVTSIYVTHDQIEAMTMADKIVVLKDGRVEQIGAPLELYDRPQNTFVAGFIGSPAMNFLRGKLNGDGTATVGSTRLPAGNSGTAEVTYGIRPEHLSFGNEGDGLKATVDVVEPTGADTMVVARVVGGDKLVAGTDHHEVQIVLRDRVAVKSGDTVWLKPDAARVHLFDAGSGKRLG; from the coding sequence ATGGCATCAGTCACGTTATCCCAGGTTGTAAAGAACTACGGCAGCACGAAGGTCGTGCATGGCGTGGACATCAGCATCAACGATGGCGAGTTTTGCGTGCTGGTCGGTCCGTCCGGCTGCGGCAAATCAACGCTGCTGCGCATGGTCGCCGGGCTGGAGGAAATTTCCGGCGGCACGGTAGCGATTGGCGAGCGGGCAGTGAACGAGCTGCCGCCGAAAGAGCGCGATGTGGCGATGGTGTTCCAGAGCTACGCGCTGTACCCGCACATGACGGTGCGTGACAACATGGGTTTCTCGCTGATGCTGGCCAAGCGCCCATCTGCAGAAATCGCCGAGCGCGTCAATCAGGCGGCGGAGATTCTTGGCCTGACGCCATATCTTGATCGTCTGCCCAAGCAGCTCTCGGGCGGCCAGCGCCAGCGCGTGGCGATGGGCCGCGCCATCGTGCGCAAGCCGCAGGTGTTTTTGTTTGACGAACCGCTGTCGAACCTCGACGCCAAGCTGCGCGTGCAGATGCGCACGGAGATCAAGGCGCTGCACCAGCGCCTGAAAGTCACCAGCATTTACGTCACCCACGACCAGATCGAGGCGATGACAATGGCCGACAAGATCGTGGTGCTGAAGGACGGCCGCGTGGAGCAGATCGGCGCACCGCTGGAGCTTTATGACCGGCCGCAGAACACTTTTGTCGCAGGCTTTATCGGCTCGCCGGCGATGAACTTCCTGCGCGGCAAATTGAACGGCGACGGCACCGCCACCGTTGGTAGCACCCGCCTGCCTGCGGGCAACAGCGGCACTGCCGAGGTGACCTACGGTATCCGCCCGGAGCATTTGAGCTTCGGCAACGAGGGCGACGGGCTCAAGGCCACGGTGGACGTGGTGGAGCCGACTGGCGCCGACACCATGGTGGTGGCCCGTGTGGTTGGTGGCGACAAGCTTGTCGCAGGTACCGATCACCACGAAGTGCAGATCGTGCTGCGCGACCGTGTGGCGGTGAAGAGCGGCGACACCGTGTGGCTGAAACCGGATGCCGCGCGGGTGCATCTGTTTGACGCCGGCAGCGGAAAACGGCTCGGTTGA
- a CDS encoding glycosyltransferase family 2 protein produces MSVLVCVPVYNGFDSVSRCLDALASAQVKTQFRTLLINDASPDERIRPLLDRYALAHADTQVRHNAINRGFTWNVNQAFIAARADEPLCLLNSDTLVTDGWLDAMLECLADDALIGTITPFSNNATICSFPDFTRAWPIPEHAERERIARALRQSPAAAIDLPTGVGFCMLIAAACRAKVGPFDVESFPRGYGEENDFCMRAAVAGFRNVLCPNAYVAHEGGVSFSEATQALMKAGAERLIAKHPSYDAEVAAWIAADPAQSRRTQVSAILAQG; encoded by the coding sequence GTGAGCGTGCTGGTTTGTGTTCCCGTCTACAACGGTTTTGACAGCGTCAGCCGCTGCCTCGACGCGCTGGCATCAGCTCAGGTCAAGACGCAGTTCCGCACGCTGCTGATCAACGACGCCTCGCCCGATGAGCGTATCCGCCCGCTGCTCGACCGCTACGCGCTCGCGCACGCCGACACCCAGGTGCGACACAACGCCATTAACCGCGGCTTCACCTGGAACGTCAATCAGGCCTTCATCGCCGCTCGTGCCGACGAGCCGCTCTGTCTGCTTAATTCCGACACGCTGGTGACCGACGGCTGGCTTGATGCCATGCTCGAGTGCCTTGCGGACGACGCCTTGATCGGCACCATCACGCCGTTCTCCAATAACGCAACGATCTGCTCGTTCCCGGACTTCACTCGCGCGTGGCCAATACCCGAGCACGCGGAGCGCGAACGCATCGCCCGCGCGCTGCGGCAATCACCGGCAGCGGCCATTGACCTGCCCACTGGTGTTGGCTTCTGCATGCTGATCGCCGCAGCTTGCCGTGCTAAGGTCGGGCCGTTCGATGTGGAGAGCTTTCCGCGCGGCTACGGCGAAGAAAACGACTTCTGCATGCGCGCCGCAGTGGCGGGCTTTCGCAATGTGTTGTGTCCTAACGCCTATGTTGCCCACGAGGGTGGCGTGTCGTTCAGCGAGGCCACGCAGGCGCTGATGAAGGCGGGCGCCGAACGGCTAATCGCCAAACACCCGAGCTACGACGCCGAAGTCGCAGCATGGATCGCCGCCGACCCGGCACAGTCACGGCGCACCCAAGTCAGCGCCATCCTCGCGCAAGGCTGA
- the ftsY gene encoding signal recognition particle-docking protein FtsY, which translates to MWGLFKKKPQPDASVAPAPAAVDAPATTMPATESALAAVVAPVEKKGWLDKLKSGLTATRDKLGLKVLFAGKLDEDTLEQLEAQLLMADCGMAATQHLLDDLRKRWKLAGGQGDPRAMLVDALTDLLQPLEQPFAVARESPFVIMIAGVNGAGKTTSIGKLAKYLQQQGASVLLAAGDTFRAAAREQLAIWGERNNVTVIQQAGGDPAAVMFDAVTAGKARGTDVVMCDTAGRLPTQLHLMDELKKAKRVIGKAMDSAPHEVLLVLDGTTGQNALAQVKAFDDALGLSGLIMTKLDGSAKGGVICAIAKERPIALRFIGVGEGIDDLQPFVAREFAEALV; encoded by the coding sequence ATGTGGGGCTTGTTCAAGAAGAAACCGCAACCCGACGCCAGTGTTGCGCCAGCACCGGCAGCAGTTGACGCCCCGGCAACAACAATGCCAGCGACGGAATCGGCGCTGGCGGCAGTGGTTGCACCGGTCGAAAAGAAAGGCTGGCTGGACAAGCTCAAATCCGGCCTCACCGCGACGCGCGACAAGCTCGGCCTCAAGGTGCTGTTCGCCGGCAAGCTTGACGAAGACACACTGGAGCAACTCGAAGCCCAACTGCTGATGGCGGACTGTGGCATGGCGGCGACGCAGCATCTGCTCGACGATCTGCGCAAGCGCTGGAAGCTGGCCGGCGGTCAGGGCGATCCGCGCGCCATGCTGGTGGATGCCTTGACCGATCTGCTGCAGCCGCTCGAGCAGCCGTTCGCGGTGGCGAGAGAATCTCCCTTCGTCATCATGATCGCCGGCGTCAATGGTGCCGGCAAAACGACCAGCATCGGCAAGCTTGCCAAATACCTGCAGCAGCAGGGTGCGAGCGTGCTGCTGGCAGCGGGTGACACCTTCCGCGCTGCGGCACGCGAGCAGCTCGCGATCTGGGGCGAGCGCAACAACGTCACCGTGATCCAGCAGGCTGGTGGTGATCCGGCAGCGGTGATGTTCGACGCCGTCACTGCCGGCAAGGCGCGCGGTACCGATGTGGTGATGTGCGACACGGCGGGCCGCCTGCCGACACAGCTGCACCTGATGGACGAGTTGAAGAAGGCGAAGCGGGTGATCGGCAAGGCGATGGACAGCGCGCCGCACGAAGTGTTGCTGGTGCTCGACGGCACCACTGGCCAGAACGCACTGGCTCAGGTCAAGGCCTTCGACGATGCACTTGGGCTCAGCGGCCTCATCATGACCAAGCTTGATGGCAGCGCCAAGGGCGGCGTGATCTGCGCCATCGCCAAAGAGCGGCCAATTGCGCTGCGCTTCATCGGCGTTGGTGAAGGCATCGACGATCTGCAGCCATTCGTGGCGCGCGAGTTTGCCGAGGCGCTGGTTTAG